Proteins found in one Plasmodium gaboni strain SY75 chromosome 13, whole genome shotgun sequence genomic segment:
- a CDS encoding hypothetical protein (conserved Plasmodium protein, unknown function), whose translation MEDIEFHFIKNEIIKIGDKLIDSEDIFELCKKISKSKTKQCIDTILECIFYMPVKIGIYATILGIITKNNEKLKLDVVLKLNHNIEVFIKDKPLQCLLWFRCIISLSCCYIYDFKYCLDLFHKMYELCIELYKEKKYIKGDNILYMLLSNFFYISKNIYDENKEVLDNLLNNCFELIEKRQECIDNIDIDNNDVTTIEYIYIYINSIIHSDNFNDRLYYLKNALNKYLENNLKSVATHRFYQKQIFQEIFLKENSELDDHVWNIESITKNILERNKLSDHNDDTNNDVNNNNNSGDPSVGNFKTNLITLPSTIEKCINVNHFINYECVEYISSLQIDFRKKKKKTYKNMHDIWLIQEHVLHILELYKDSVEFSSKVLGIYVQLQSKLYNNILIECIVNKLLCSFNEKNYYFYISLINRLLLINKNLGTVIIRCIKYILKRIGTLDNESFYLFMELCLCMLTFFSYEHKLLKSKENFFKRKYKDMNKILKVQGENMQNNVDEIGGGVNESDGLKNKKGKKRTRDEIEDNDNNDNDDDNNNDDNNDDDNNDDNNDDNNNDNNNSDDNNNDNNNSDDELNESSDKQFPFNRNNKKNVVILKKNEQTLNELKMLDSKIPFCIEADVKYNSDEYSDDEYLCEDDNNNNNNDVDNNDKDDYTFEESENDIDDNNNDYMFDYETFNEELEKLELSENLKQFTKLMYCVVKKKYFRKWSRNFYFKSCSLVYKNELENLIPRCIINYCNNFKCVNDNKHDEFHEYLIFNSMIKYTYDEINNIQDRSLLLKKNENHTKDDAIKKFNESMNIIIQGFMNFLNGKSFLNNVPLFFANLSQNIMNIITNISNNHIDGNMFNSYVFENDFLKDTISWNSYDLFILFFKSLILFDSSNVSSLKQAFKNHSIILLNYKEAQNFSSDDDRRVFEMDLINIVYSHFNNSVLLNIVISLLIENLIVDEFSVVHFVLEKLDDANLDEYYVVRLLYEGINNLIIIKEANDIEKNKLRRKQTRNENEEQINELENKKNELLQKIFHLCNKSIFMLCDKMMKLKTSNNSYMSKELLKESLVFLRTYLSYIDVDQFLQLCHENNFESELLELATIFKYASIKSKNKEN comes from the exons ATGGAAGATATCgaatttcattttattaagaatgaaataataaaaataggAGATAAATTAATAGATAGTGAAGatatttttgaattatGTAAGAAGATAAGTAAGAGTAAAACAAAACAATGTATTGATACGATACTAgaatgtatattttatatgcCTGTTAAGATAGGTATATATGCTACAATATTAGGTATAATTACGAAgaataatgaaaaattaaaattagatgttgttttaaaattaaatcaTAATATTGAAGTATTTATTAAGGATAAACCATTACAATGTTTATTATGGTTTCGTTGTATAATATCGTTAAGTTGTTGTTATATATACGATTTTAAATATTGTTTAGatttatttcataaaatGTATGAATTATGTatagaattatataaagagaagaaatatattaagggtgataatattttatatatgcttttaagtaattttttttatatatctaaaaatatatatgatgaaaacAAAGAAGTATTggataatttattaaataattgTTTTGAATTGATTGAAAAAAGACAAGAATGTATTgataatatagatatagataataatgatgTAACAACtatagaatatatttatatttatattaatagtatAATACATAGTGATAATTTTAATGATAggttatattatttaaaaaatgctttaaataaatatttagaAAACAATTTGAAAAGTGTGGCAACACATAGATTTTATCAAAAGCAAATATTCcaagaaatatttttaaaagaaaatagTGAGTTAGATGATCACGTATGGAATATAGAAAGTATTactaaaaatatattagaGAGGAATAAATTAAGTGATCATAATGATGACACCAACAATgatgttaataataataataatagtgGAGACCCATCTGTGGGTAATTTTAAAACGAATTTAATAACATTACCTTCTACAATTgaaaaatgtattaatgttaatcattttataaattatgaatGTGTTGAATATATTAGTAGCTTACAAATTGATTTtagaaaaaagaaaaaaaaaacatataaaaatatgcaTGATATATGGTTAATACAAGAACATgtattacatatattagAATTGTATAAAGATAGTGTTGAATTTAGTTCTAAAGTATTAGGGATATATGTACAACTACAAAgcaaattatataataatatattaatagaATGTATTGTAAATAAATTGTTATGTTCCTTTAATgaaaagaattattatttttatatatctttaattaataggttattattaataaataaaaatttagGAACTGTTATTATTAGATGTATTAAGTATATTTTAAAGAGAATAGGAACATTAGATAATGAgtcattttatttattcatgGAATTATGTTTGTGCATGTTGACATTTTTTTCGTATGAGCATAAATTATTGAAAAGTAAGGAAAATTTctttaaaagaaaatataaggacatgaataaaattttgaaaGTACAAGGGGAGAATATGCAAAATAATGTGGATGAAATAGGAGGAGGTGTAAATGAATCGGATGGGCTGaagaataaaaaaggaaaaaagAGAACTCGTGATGAGATTGAagataatgataataatgataatgatgatgataataataatgatgataataatgatgatgataataatgatgataataatgatgacaataataatgataacaataatagtgatgacaataataatgataacAATAATAGTGATGATGAATTAAATGAAAGTTCTGACAAACAATTTCCATTCAATAgaaacaataaaaaaaatgttgttatattaaaaaagaatgaaCAAACCttaaatgaattaaaaatgttaGATAGTAAAATTCCTTTTTGTATAGAAGCTgatgtaaaatataattctGATGAATATAGTGATGATGAATATTTGTGTgaagatgataataataataataataatgatgttgataataatgataaagaTGATTACACTTTTGAAGAAAGTGAAAATGATattgatgataataataatgattatatgTTTGATTATGAAACATTTAATGAGGAATTAGAAAAATTAGAATTATCAGAGAATTTAAAACAATTTACAAAATTAATGTATTGTGTTgtaaagaagaaatattttagaAAATGGAGTCgtaatttttattttaaatcTTGTTCGTTagtttataaaaatgagTTAGAGAATTTGATTCCTAGatgtattattaattattgtaataattttaaatgtgttaatgataataaacATGATGAATTTCatgaatatttaatatttaatagtatgataaaatatacatatgatgaaataaataatatacaagATAGATCTttacttttaaaaaaaaatgagaatCATACAAAAGATGATgcaattaaaaaatttaatgaatcaatgaatataataattcaagGTTTTATGAACTTTTTAAATGGtaaatcatttttaaataatgttcctttattttttgCTAACTTATcacaaaatataatgaatattataactAATATTTCGAATAATCATATAGATGGAAATATGTTTAATAGTTATGTATTTGAAAatgattttttaaaagatacTATTTCTTGGAATAGttatgatttatttattcttttttttaaatcacTTATACTATTTGATTCTTCTAATGTTTCCTCTTTAAAGCAAGCATTCAAAAATCATTCTATTATACTTCTTAATTACAAGGAAGCTCAAAATTTTTCGTCAGATGATGACAGGAGAGTATTCGAAATGGATCTAATTAATATTGTATATTCTCATTTTAATAACTCAGTGCTCTTAAATATTGTAATAAGTTTGTTAATAGAAAACTTAATAGTGGATGAATTTTCTGTAGTGCATTTTGTTTTGGAAAAATTGGATGATGCCAATTTGG aTGAATATTATGTTGTGAGATTACTATATGAAGGAATTAATAAtcttattataataaaagaagCTAACgatattgaaaaaaataaattgaGAAGGAAACAAACGCgaaatgaaaatgaagaacaaataaatgaattagagaataaaaagaatgaaTTGCTTCagaaaatatttcatttgTGTAATAAAtctatttttatgttatgtgataaaatgatgaaattaaaaacatcaaataattcatatatgagtaaagaattattaaaagaatcTTTAGTATTTTTAAGGACGTATCTTTCATATATTGATGTTGACCAATTCTTACAATTGTGTcatgaaaataattttgaatCTGAGTTATTAGAGCTTGCTACTATATTTAAGTATGCAAGtataaaaagtaaaaataaagaaaacTGA